DNA sequence from the Colletotrichum higginsianum IMI 349063 chromosome 10, whole genome shotgun sequence genome:
TGTCTTGCCCGAGACAAGCGAGGTCGTGACCTTTTTGAAGGTGGCATCAAAAGGCTTGTCGTTCAGGAAAACCCAGTCGTAGTTGTAGCGGCGGTTAAAGCGGTCTTCAACCTGACGAATGGAGCGGGCAATGTCCCAGACGTCAGAGTTGCGGGCGAGGGTGACGAAGGTAGCATTCATGCGCGGGCCGGGTGCGATGCCGGACAGCTCGTCCCAGCCAGGCTCGTTCGGGGTCAAGGGCATAGGCCAGTCCTTCGGGTTGTAGGCCTCGCCGACTTTGGGACGGTTTGCATCGGATTGGGGTGCCTGCTTTGGCTTCTCGGCATCCTTGTTTtcgccctgctgctgctgctgctgctgctgctggccgttGGCGGGAGCGCCCGGCTTCGTGAATGTGCCATCTTGAAGCCTTACACCCTCGTAGCTGGAATGGGAGATGAAGTAAAAAACGGCGAGGCCCTGCGCGATGATAGAAACGTCAGCAAAACTGTCGAAGCACGCGACGAAACGATAAAAGACAACAAGGGTCGCTGGTATGCGAGAGATACAGTACCGCCCACGGGGTCGAAGCTAGCCACGGTGCGCAAAGAAGGGAATCGGCGGGATGTCAACTTACGAAGAAGGCGAAAAGAATGTATCGCACATATCGTGCGGAGCCCGTCGCCATCTTGACCGATATTACCAGGCCGACGATGGGAGCTCTAGTcagaaagggaaaaggggttGAAGTAAAGGTGGGAAAGTGTGACGTTGTTCCCCCGAGATGAACGAGGACGGATAGACAGAAAGTCAAAAGAGCGCGTGGGACGCAGGAAGAAATACAGAAAGATGGCTTCGAGGGAAAATGTCCAGAGGTGCTGGATACGCAGCAGGCGCGCTAGCGACTACTGGTTCCGGGAGACCTGATGGACTTTCACAGGGTCCGGGGGGTACGAATGCAGCGAGCGTGGTGCGCCCACCCCcgagaaagggagggagcgCTAGCCAGCAAGTACCGTACCGCGAtggaagaaaggggggtgGGGCGAAAGCTGGCCTAAACCCGGAAGCTTTGCGCCCTGCGACTCAGGACGGCCTCCGGCGAGCCGGAGTATTCTCTGCCATGTGTTTTTTTGGGAAAGGGTACCTTGATCCAGCAGGCAAACCACCGCTCAGGTAGGTACTTACCTACAAAGTCGGCAGGTGCTTCGGGGAGTGAACTCAATGCTCCATAGATTGTCAGGTAGAGTGAGTTCCCTCTCATTTTACGCCAAAACCATGAGCTGGCTGGGCGCAAACCATTCCGATAGCCTTCAGGATATATCTCACTCAGCACGCATACAGAAACCAGTTGGTGGTGGGGGAAAATGAGACGCCGGCAAGCTTACGACTGAAGAGCACGCAAGCTGGAGAGGCGGAAGCAGCGACATGGATGCGGGCATGGCATTCCTCGGACAACTTAGTGTCCTCCACGTACCTCTTGTCGCCGCacatacctaggtagctgCCGCGTATCCGTTCCCAGTTCTTGGGCTAAGGCAGTCCCCGGGGAGTTGTGGAGGGTGGCTGGAGCATGATTACTGTGAGAATCTGCTGGGCCCTGAGAACGACCAAGAACAAGACACCGGTATCGTTGCTTCTGCCTTTCCGTTTCAGCACAAGCCAACCCCCTGTACGTCTTAGTGACCCCTGACAGATCTGGCGGTCTCGCATAGATTGGCCAGATGTTCTGTGGCATTTTTCGCCCATACGCAGAATCCATGGCAATTGAGGACTGCACTTCTGTCCCGCAAGGAGAAAAGTAGCCTTCAATAGCGTCGAGTCGACTTGGCAGATGTCCTGGTTCTTCCAACGGGACACTTGTCATTAAGGTCAGATTGGCGGTTTCTGTTGGCCACATGTGGCTTCCAAGCCTTCCACTCGCCGCTCGTATCCCGCCCGAGGGTCCATTATCCCAAGGCACGAAGTACACTCACCCAGTAACAACTGATCGCCGTGGGACTTACCGCAAAGGCTCGTGCGCCGAGAGAGTCAAGTCCAACTCACCTCGCCCGAAACCGACTTCTCAGTCCGCAAACAATATATGTAAAGTTTTGCGCATTTGCCGTCTTAGCAGTCCATGCTGAGCCCCATCTTTTTTATTCGAGACTTGGCTGTCAAACTGTCCGCTGTCAGAAGTGCGCTGTTACTGTCCGAAAGACCATGACACCCACAGTGTTGGTGCACTGAGCGCTTGAGTCCTCGAGCTCTCGTGTCCGCGGCGTCGATTCCAGAAACAGGTGCCTTATCTGGTACATCGAGCATTCCAAAGCAGCCAGCCACAGCGTTCGCAAGCGGGATGAACCCGTCAGACTGCAGGCGATACAGTAGATCCTGACCAACTTATTCGGACTGGGTTTGAGGTGAACCCATTTCGATGGACGGTTCTGAAGGCTCATGTCCAGGGCAGTCGCGTACTTTTTTTTAACTTGAGCTTGCTTCAACCGGTGCGAGGCCACGGAGTCATCGTGAGGTGCTGAGCGCAAGCAGTCTTCCGTCGACTTCGTGTGTCATGCAGCTGTCATCCGAAGTATTGGTTGAGAAGGTGCAACTGAAATTCTGACGATACGATGCAAAGAGGCTCGCACGGAACTAACGCCGTAGGGCTCTCTGCAAGAAACCACAATGGTTCATGTTTCTATTTACAAGGTAGGAAGGTGCACATAGAGAACTCGTCTTGGGGAGAATCGAGGATGAGAAAACAATCAGCATAACTCCTTTTTCAAGTGATCATGGCTCTGAGATTTAGCTTGTAACCAAACTGAACAGAACAAAAACTGCACCGTTGGCAGAATGTTTGAAAAGCTTCAATTACATCACCAGAGATGCGTTGCTTGCGACGCAGCCGGAATGGAAACCCTGCAAAACCCCTCTATCCACATTGGCGGACCAAATTCAGGCCACGATGATGAGAGGGGCTGTCCAAAGGAGCCGGTGTGGCCAACTGCATCACGTGACTCAGGTCCCGGTAGCTCGGCCATCTCAGCTCGCCCATTGGTCCGGATATCACCTGGAAGTGGGGTCCCCAAGGCTCTCAAGCCTCAGTCCCTCCCCCAAGCCCAAGGATGCGAATAGTGCATCACCACTTTGGCCATTGCATCCCAACCCCAAGCGACGCGACtcttttgtttcttttcgCTGCACCATACCGCACCTGGCGCATTGTGTTCAACCTTGTGCTTTGGTGGAACTGTTTCCCCTGGATGTTGATACACTAAGCAGACTGGCTATAATCTCCTGTTTATGCCTTGTTGCTTTACTCCCACCCTTTGGAAATTGTCTTTGACGACATCATGATAGTTTTGGGAGCTGCTCTACTTAAGGCCACCGATCTCTCATTCTCTTAGTGGTAAGTCGCATCACCTTCCCAATCCCATCAGTTCTTTAGAGGGGCCTTGGAGAGCAGCCTGTCGTGCCCTGCACTCCACGATAGTTTCCCATCTGCACCCAACATTCAAAGGCGGGAGCCAGCGGGTGGGCTGTTTCCTCGCCACAGTCATTTGCACTAGGCGAGCACCAGGGAATAGGGTCTCTTGCCCTTTCTCTACCTAATCAGGCTgctctcgtcgtcttggACTTTGGTCTTTGgtctccccctccttcaccTGACCTGTCCTGCCTCGTCTGGCCTAGATCTCTTCCTCAGCATCTATTTGCCTCATTCTCTGTCAGATTCTCGACATCAAATGCTGACCACAACCTAGTATACAGCTATCTCTTCCCTCGTCAAACTATAAGACGGACCAACTTACCAACACCATGTCCTTCTTCGGTTTCGACCCCACGCGCCCGAGCCACAACACAGCGGCGCCGGGCTTCTCCCAGGCCCATGACCCGTTCGCCGGCCTTTCTCGCGGCAATatcgaagacgacgatgccgtcgagtTCGACGACACGTACGATGGCCTAGGCGATCAGCTCGAGGAAAGCGGCGATGCCTTCAACGACGACACTTTTGGAGGTGGTGGTAACGAAACTATCTCTTCCGCCCCCGTCGGCAAGGACTTCGACTTCTTCGGCCAAACAGCCAAGGTGTCGGATGCCATCGAAGAGGAACAGGTCCGCTACAGTCGCCAGGTCCCGTCGGCGAAGTCAGTTCCCGCACCTGCGCCGGTCCAGCCGCAACAGCACTACCAACACCagcctcagcagcctcagcCGCAACACCAGCCTCCGCCGAACTACTACTATCAAAGCCAGCAGGCTCCCAGGCCTGTCCGCACCGGCTATGAGAAGTACCAAGAGGCAGAGCCTATTCCCGATCTCCACGTCGACGCATCGCTTTGGGGCATGCCTTCCAAGAAGCCCGCCTATCCCGAGCCTTCCCCGCAGCCGCAAGCCGCCTCTGCTAGCCGCAAGGTGATGAGTCTGGAGGAGGTGGAAAAGGCAATGCGAGAACAGGCTACTCAACGaactgcccagcctgctctTTCCGAGGCTGTGCCTGGCGTTCAAGGCTACCCGGCCGAGCGGCCTGACTACGGCTATGGTCGACCGGAGGCTGTTCAGCAGCAATCCTTCCAGGGTTCcgagcatcagcagcagcacgcgGGTCAGGCTCCTCAGCACCACGGTCATGCGCATCCTGTCACTATCCTTCAACGACCCCAATCCATCTCCTCCAAACCCACGCCGCCCATTCAAAACACCCCCAGCCCGCTTGCTCAACCTCCCCACCCTCACGCCCCGCCTACGCAGCCGACCCAGATCTTGCAGAATCCCAACAGGCTTTCCGGCGATGCCGCTCGAATCGGCGCTCATAGCCAGCCGCCTCACAGCCATCATCAGGCTCATGGTCATCAAGCGCATCGATCACAAGGCTCCATGGGCCGTGTTCCTCAGGtcgcccagcagcagcagcagccgcagcagccgccgccgcatctCGCTCACCTCTCtgaggacgagaaggccgcctACCTTGACCAAGAAACCAAGCGTGCCAAGCGCAACCACAAGATTTGGCTCTTGTCCAAGGACAATGGCCTCATGACGCCCCAGGACAAGAACTTTGTGACTCGTATCCAGTTGCAGCAACTGGTTTCGGCCACTGGTAACCCGATCGATCAGACCAATGACGACTCTTTGACCGAGGATTTCTATTACCAGGTGCTAAGCCAGATTCGCGGTGGTCAGCGCCAGAACCCCAACCAGCCCCTGAACAATTTTGCTCAGACCTACCTCTTCCAAACCGGAAGCCGTCAGGGCAACATGAGGAGACAGGGCCGGGCTGCCGAGAACCACGTCCAGCGAATGGAGCAGCAGGTTCAGCGTGCCGTCGAGGCTGCCAAGAACAAGCCCAAGAACCCTCAGTTGGTCATCGCTGGCAGTCTTGGAAAGATCTCCTTCAGTAACGCCAAGACGCCCAAGCCTCTTCTTAATATCAAGCGAACCGAAAGCAGCGGAGATGCTAACCGGCCTGGTAATGGCAAGCGGCAAGGCGGCTCGAACGGGCTGGACCGTAAGGCCATCCTGCGAAACATTGAGAAGGTCTATAACACCATCATGAAGATGGAAGATCACGCCCgcttccttcctccccctcccgccAACGGCAACGACGAGGAGTTCCATGTGAAGCACCAGGCATGGTTGGAAACGGCCCAGGGGCTCAATGCCCAGCTCTGGAATGACCTAAAGGTTCACGAGCCCATTGGTGCCACCACCATTCACCCCTTTATCGCGTTCCTCTCGTTccccaagggcaagaaggccaTCCCTCGCGTCTTCAGACACATCAGCTTCGAGCAGCGCACCACGATCCTGACCATGATCATTATTCACCTTGACCAGCTGGATGTTGTCTACGGTGCCCAGGCTACTGACGGCGAGGTCAGTCTTAACGCTGCTATGCGCGAGAGCATTGAACTTTTCTCTGCCGCTGTCATGCCGAGCCTGTTTGCCTACTTCAACGAGACGGAGCTTGATATTGTGACGGGTGTCCTTGGTCTTATCAGCACCAAGTTGAACATCGACCTCATCGCCAAGACTCGCGTGGGCTGCTCGATGTTGACTCTGATTCTGAGCCGAGCCGAGCTCCTGAAGCAAGGTGGTGGAGGCTCTCCTCAGCTGTGGGCCGAATGGTAAGCATGGTGCAAACAAGTTCCTTTGAGCACTGGCCTATACTAATATGTTTCTGTAGGGAACAAACCTTCGACATGTTCTTCAACAAGCTTGAGCCCACTCTTCACCACATCTTCCCCGGCAGTGTCAACACGGGAGAAGACGTTGTCGTTTGGCAGCTTCTCGCGGCCGTTGGTGTCAGTGCCAACCCCGAACAACAGCAGCGCCTGGTTCTTGCTGTCAAGGACCGCGTGCTTGATACCGTCGCTCACGCAAAGACGCTTCCGGGCGCCATGGCCACGACGAGGTTGGCCACTGTCAACCTTTTCATGCACTCGATTGGCCTGGATGTTGATTTGCTTCAGTAAGGGATTTGAAGTTTGCGATGAGGTCGTTCGTTGCTTCAAATGTGACGCAGGCCGCACCAGAATTGATTTATAGTATGCGTTGGACGCTTGGGATACGACGAACTTGATCGTTTCGCATGGCCCGTGATTTTTTGAGGGCACAGGAGCCGCTGCATTAGCTGTAGTACTGGGGCTGCAGCTTCTATAGAGGTTTCCACCTGCGGAAGGGGGTAGCTTGTCCCAGGGTGATATGCGCAAAACGATATCTCGTGTACATTGAAGACACGCCTCTTTTTGAGATGGCGCCGCCATGTCAGTATCGGCGGTGCGTTGCGACCAGTCTTGCTAGTTAGAGCAAcccaaaaaaagaaaatcTGCATTTGAAGTTCAAAAGTCGAAAGGAAACTCGAGTCGTCCCATTCTTGCTGGAAAGAATCCGGTTTGTCTACCATGCCGCCGCAAACGCCTAAGCTATGCAAATCAAATACTGATATTTTAGGGAGACGAATCATCATGCCAGGTCCATGCTGGAAGCAGCTTGCGCAGGCGCCGCTCTGGCCTTGCCTCCACGTCGTGCAGCCACCGCGCCCCGCGCCTTGGGCTTCATCTTCCGCGCCTCCTcttcggcagcggcggcggcggcggcctcggcttccAACTCTGCCTTGGACATGGGCTTCGGCTTCTTGATGCCACTGACGgcctccagcagctcgtcgtcgccccaTTTGGTCTCCAACCTCGCAACCTGGTCTGCCAGGTCCACCACAGACTTGGactcgagcgcctcggcgccctcgagcgcggccttcttcttttcctcgtcgtcgtcgtcgtcgaactgctgcggctgcggccTGGCGACGTCACCGGGACCGCGCATGATGAGGCTCTCCTGGTAGATGTCCcaggcggcctcgtcgttctcgtccgTGTACTTGAGCCTGCGCCAGTTCTCCATCTGCACGGCGCGGAGGCGGTCGGCCATGGTCTCGCTCTTGGCGGCTGCGCCGTCGGGAGTCGTCTTAATGGTCATGTGGATGGCGcgcgcggccgccgaggaggagcccTGCGCCGCGCCACCGGCCGCGCCTCCGGGGCCGGCACCTGCTGCCGCAGCGGATTCcttggccgcggcggcggaggcgttGCGTTCTTGCTGGgccacggcgtcgacgtgaTGAAGCTGGGGGcggaggtggacgaggtTCGAGACGGGTGTGAGGTGGAGGTCCTCTGGCAGAAAGAAAGGTTACTGTTAGCAGGCCGGGTGTGGGGGTGGTGAGAGGAGGTGAGGATAGGACATACTGCCTTGGAAGACGCCAATCATGTACTGAACCTCCTTATGGTCAGGACACTGGCCACCGAGGGTCTGGGTCCTCAAGACCTTGTCCTGGCGCACGGCCTCGGGCCACTCGAGGTacagctcgtcgtcgaggtcggggTCGCCGCGCCTCTTGGGTCGGGGCGGGGgcgcgccgacgccgaagccgccggaCAGGCCATGTGTGCCGCCGTTCTTGGACTCGAGGCTGGCCTTGAGCTGGCGGCCCCATTTCATGCCCTTCTCGCGGTCGTAGGACTGGGTGTAGTCGAGAGgcacgtcgacctcgaccatGCCGGAGCGGGCCTTGAGGCGCATCTCGGTCGGGGTGGGCTGGCGC
Encoded proteins:
- a CDS encoding Topoisomerase II-associated protein PAT1, translated to MSFFGFDPTRPSHNTAAPGFSQAHDPFAGLSRGNIEDDDAVEFDDTYDGLGDQLEESGDAFNDDTFGGGGNETISSAPVGKDFDFFGQTAKVSDAIEEEQVRYSRQVPSAKSVPAPAPVQPQQHYQHQPQQPQPQHQPPPNYYYQSQQAPRPVRTGYEKYQEAEPIPDLHVDASLWGMPSKKPAYPEPSPQPQAASASRKVMSLEEVEKAMREQATQRTAQPALSEAVPGVQGYPAERPDYGYGRPEAVQQQSFQGSEHQQQHAGQAPQHHGHAHPVTILQRPQSISSKPTPPIQNTPSPLAQPPHPHAPPTQPTQILQNPNRLSGDAARIGAHSQPPHSHHQAHGHQAHRSQGSMGRVPQVAQQQQQPQQPPPHLAHLSEDEKAAYLDQETKRAKRNHKIWLLSKDNGLMTPQDKNFVTRIQLQQLVSATGNPIDQTNDDSLTEDFYYQVLSQIRGGQRQNPNQPLNNFAQTYLFQTGSRQGNMRRQGRAAENHVQRMEQQVQRAVEAAKNKPKNPQLVIAGSLGKISFSNAKTPKPLLNIKRTESSGDANRPGNGKRQGGSNGLDRKAILRNIEKVYNTIMKMEDHARFLPPPPANGNDEEFHVKHQAWLETAQGLNAQLWNDLKVHEPIGATTIHPFIAFLSFPKGKKAIPRVFRHISFEQRTTILTMIIIHLDQLDVVYGAQATDGEVSLNAAMRESIELFSAAVMPSLFAYFNETELDIVTGVLGLISTKLNIDLIAKTRVGCSMLTLILSRAELLKQGGGGSPQLWAEWEQTFDMFFNKLEPTLHHIFPGSVNTGEDVVVWQLLAAVGVSANPEQQQRLVLAVKDRVLDTVAHAKTLPGAMATTRLATVNLFMHSIGLDVDLLQ
- a CDS encoding DNA-directed RNA polymerase III complex subunit Rpc37, producing MSAPMATMDPDESFDPDPVIASYDVFFNPSLPQGRKLWVLQQPNRTDPRQPTPTEMRLKARSGMVEVDVPLDYTQSYDREKGMKWGRQLKASLESKNGGTHGLSGGFGVGAPPPRPKRRGDPDLDDELYLEWPEAVRQDKVLRTQTLGGQCPDHKEVQYMIGVFQGKDLHLTPVSNLVHLRPQLHHVDAVAQQERNASAAAAKESAAAAGAGPGGAAGGAAQGSSSAAARAIHMTIKTTPDGAAAKSETMADRLRAVQMENWRRLKYTDENDEAAWDIYQESLIMRGPGDVARPQPQQFDDDDDEEKKKAALEGAEALESKSVVDLADQVARLETKWGDDELLEAVSGIKKPKPMSKAELEAEAAAAAAAEEEARKMKPKARGAVAARRGGKARAAPAQAASSMDLA